Proteins encoded by one window of Prosthecobacter vanneervenii:
- the dnaN gene encoding DNA polymerase III subunit beta, translating to MKFNISKESFLDAINQVQHVVSSRTTLAILSNVLLKAKDGVLELTTTDLDVGVTCSVPAEVEEPGATTLPARRLATIVRELPAQEVEVKVDEKNVASIRSGPSYFKVLGLTSEEFPALPRFDEAREFRIEQQVLRDCLRKTSYAISTDETRYVLNGILFSFKDNALTMVATDGRRLAMVEQELEFPQSQEIDIIVPTKAVNELSRLLGDSGEVSLRVTGSQIGFDLGESLLVSKLIDGNYPNYRQVIPGESKERIPLEREAFLRAISRVSLLVTEKSNSIKFIFSPGSVEIVATSPDVGEARETVAINYKGASITIAFNPEFAMAPLRNLSADEVHLHLIDEISPGVLRSGTNFLYVLMPMRVNA from the coding sequence ATGAAGTTTAACATCAGCAAAGAATCCTTTCTGGACGCCATCAATCAGGTCCAGCACGTGGTCAGCTCGCGCACCACGCTCGCCATTCTCTCCAATGTTCTGCTCAAGGCCAAGGATGGTGTGCTCGAACTCACCACCACTGACCTCGACGTGGGTGTGACATGCTCTGTGCCCGCAGAGGTGGAAGAGCCCGGTGCCACCACGCTGCCGGCGCGCCGTCTGGCCACCATTGTCCGTGAGCTTCCTGCCCAGGAAGTCGAGGTCAAGGTGGACGAGAAAAACGTGGCCTCCATCCGCAGCGGTCCGAGCTATTTCAAGGTGCTGGGACTTACCAGCGAGGAGTTCCCGGCGCTGCCGCGCTTTGATGAAGCGCGTGAGTTCCGCATCGAGCAGCAGGTGCTGCGCGACTGCCTGCGCAAGACCAGCTATGCCATCTCCACGGATGAAACACGCTATGTGCTGAACGGCATTTTATTCTCCTTCAAGGACAACGCCCTGACGATGGTGGCCACGGACGGACGCCGTCTGGCCATGGTGGAGCAGGAGCTGGAGTTCCCACAGAGCCAGGAGATCGACATCATTGTGCCGACCAAGGCTGTGAACGAACTTTCCCGACTGCTGGGCGATTCCGGCGAGGTTTCCCTCCGCGTCACCGGTTCGCAGATCGGCTTTGATCTGGGCGAGAGCCTGCTGGTGAGCAAGCTGATCGACGGCAACTATCCGAACTATCGTCAGGTGATTCCAGGGGAGTCCAAGGAGCGCATTCCGCTGGAGCGTGAGGCCTTCCTGCGGGCCATTTCCCGCGTGTCCCTGCTGGTCACAGAAAAGTCGAACTCGATCAAATTCATTTTCAGCCCTGGCAGCGTGGAAATCGTGGCCACATCCCCGGATGTGGGCGAGGCGCGCGAAACAGTAGCCATCAACTACAAGGGGGCGTCCATCACCATCGCCTTCAACCCCGAGTTTGCGATGGCACCGCTGCGCAATCTGAGCGCCGATGAAGTGCATCTGCACCTGATTGATGAAATCAGCCCAGGAGTGCTGCGCAGCGGCACGAATTTCCTGTATGTGCTGATGCCCATGCGCGTGAACGCCTGA
- the dnaB gene encoding replicative DNA helicase — translation MAENPTSPATAAAPSKDGAASAPGRDKFKKRNEIPTAEELLASFNRALPFSDEAEKGVLSCLLQDPMERLSDCRVNLPSLAFYHDANRTIYEKLLEFYDRNLPVDPVTLTHALREQNLLDKVGGAAAISELFAFVPIPSHFPYYKQIVLEKHILRELIHASSLNIHHAYEHGKEQMDENIDTLIDHAEQRILAVRESVGAKEGIKSLSAHVMDAIDSIQYMLEHPGQLRGLSTGYSKLDVMTSGLQGGEMFVIAARPSMGKTSFAMNIVEHIAVECNTPCVVFSLEMSATMLVRRLLVSRARLSMQDLSRGLLSRAQQDALAKATRDLQKAQIFIDETPGLDIMEMRAKARRLKKQYGIKMVMIDYLQLVTSKSRRAKDNRQIEIAEISAGIKGLAKELNIPIIVLAQLNRAVESRKGQRPVLSDLRESGSIEQDADMVGLLTRSDYAGGKMEVEDPEAEEKKKGEAMLILAKNRNGPTDDVLLRFIDHAMRFVERTEEPESP, via the coding sequence ATGGCCGAAAACCCCACTTCCCCCGCAACCGCAGCCGCTCCGTCAAAAGACGGAGCAGCCTCTGCACCTGGCCGCGACAAATTTAAAAAGCGCAACGAAATCCCCACCGCCGAGGAGCTTCTGGCTTCTTTTAACCGCGCTCTTCCTTTCAGTGATGAAGCGGAAAAAGGCGTGCTTTCCTGCCTGCTGCAGGATCCCATGGAGCGCCTCAGCGACTGCCGCGTCAACCTGCCCTCTCTGGCCTTCTACCACGACGCCAACCGCACCATCTACGAGAAGCTGCTGGAGTTTTATGACCGGAATCTCCCCGTCGATCCGGTCACCCTCACCCACGCCCTGCGGGAGCAAAACCTGCTCGATAAAGTAGGTGGCGCTGCAGCCATTTCAGAGCTCTTCGCCTTCGTCCCCATCCCCTCCCACTTCCCCTACTACAAGCAGATTGTACTGGAGAAGCACATCCTGCGGGAGCTCATCCACGCCAGCTCGCTGAACATCCACCATGCCTACGAGCATGGAAAAGAGCAGATGGATGAAAACATCGACACGCTCATCGACCACGCAGAGCAGCGCATCCTCGCCGTGCGCGAGTCTGTCGGCGCAAAAGAAGGCATCAAATCCCTCTCCGCCCACGTCATGGATGCCATCGACAGCATCCAGTACATGCTGGAGCACCCCGGCCAGCTGCGCGGTCTCTCCACCGGCTACAGCAAGCTCGATGTCATGACCTCCGGCCTGCAGGGCGGTGAAATGTTCGTCATCGCCGCCCGTCCTTCGATGGGTAAGACCTCCTTCGCCATGAACATCGTCGAGCACATCGCCGTGGAGTGCAATACTCCCTGCGTCGTGTTCAGCCTGGAAATGAGCGCCACCATGCTGGTTCGCCGTCTTCTCGTCTCCCGTGCACGCCTTAGCATGCAGGACCTCTCCCGCGGCCTGCTCTCCCGCGCCCAGCAGGACGCGCTGGCCAAGGCCACACGCGATCTGCAGAAGGCGCAGATCTTCATCGATGAGACCCCCGGCCTGGACATCATGGAAATGCGCGCCAAGGCCCGCCGGCTCAAAAAGCAGTACGGCATCAAGATGGTCATGATCGACTATCTCCAGCTCGTCACCTCCAAGAGCCGCCGCGCCAAGGACAACCGTCAGATCGAAATCGCGGAAATCTCCGCCGGCATCAAGGGTCTCGCCAAAGAGCTGAACATCCCCATCATCGTTCTGGCCCAGCTCAACCGTGCGGTGGAGTCCCGTAAAGGCCAGCGCCCCGTCCTCTCCGACCTCCGTGAGTCCGGCTCCATCGAGCAGGACGCCGACATGGTGGGCCTCCTCACCCGCTCGGACTACGCCGGCGGTAAAATGGAGGTCGAAGACCCCGAGGCCGAGGAAAAGAAAAAAGGCGAGGCCATGCTCATCCTGGCCAAAAACCGAAACGGCCCCACAGACGACGTGCTCCTTCGATTCATCGACCACGCCATGCGCTTCGTCGAACGAACCGAGGAGCCAGAGTCGCCCTGA
- a CDS encoding prephenate dehydrogenase/arogenate dehydrogenase family protein — MSVERSIAIFSPGLLGGSLVKTIQQRMPGVEVRVWARRDEAVEEVKNLFPNVVASTDLAAVIQGASLALLCMPIQYMPGIARQMVACDLADDLIVTDVGSVKGQVVAELEPIFQPSKAGFLGSHPMAGSQHTGLAHSRGDLFHQAACILTPTGQTKTGHLGRLRTFWQKLGCRIQEMTPQQHDHCVARISHLPHCMAVLTTLAALKQDKRVLDSSAGGFRDTTRVAGGDPDMWAGILMQNRAEVVSSLQDAASVLLELVEMLQTMDEEALRRFLAQAKALRDLLPAV, encoded by the coding sequence GTGTCTGTTGAACGATCTATTGCTATTTTCAGTCCCGGCCTGCTAGGCGGTTCGCTGGTCAAAACCATCCAGCAACGCATGCCGGGTGTGGAAGTGCGAGTGTGGGCCAGGCGCGACGAAGCCGTGGAGGAGGTGAAAAATCTGTTTCCCAATGTGGTGGCCAGTACGGACCTGGCAGCCGTCATCCAAGGGGCCTCGCTGGCGCTTTTATGCATGCCTATCCAATACATGCCGGGTATTGCCAGGCAGATGGTGGCCTGCGATCTCGCGGATGACCTGATTGTCACCGATGTCGGCAGTGTGAAGGGGCAGGTCGTCGCAGAGCTGGAGCCGATTTTCCAGCCATCCAAGGCGGGCTTTCTGGGCAGCCACCCGATGGCGGGCTCACAGCATACCGGGCTGGCTCATTCCCGAGGGGATCTTTTTCATCAGGCCGCGTGCATTCTGACCCCCACCGGGCAGACCAAGACCGGGCATCTTGGCAGGCTGCGCACCTTTTGGCAGAAACTTGGCTGCCGTATCCAGGAAATGACGCCCCAGCAGCACGACCACTGCGTTGCACGCATTTCCCACCTGCCGCATTGCATGGCAGTGCTGACGACGCTGGCGGCCCTGAAGCAGGACAAACGGGTACTGGATAGCTCCGCTGGAGGGTTCCGGGACACCACGCGCGTAGCGGGGGGGGATCCCGACATGTGGGCGGGCATTCTCATGCAAAACCGCGCAGAGGTTGTTTCCTCCCTGCAAGATGCCGCTTCTGTCCTGCTAGAGCTTGTTGAAATGCTCCAGACCATGGACGAAGAAGCTCTCCGCCGTTTTCTCGCCCAGGCCAAAGCCCTGCGCGATCTCCTTCCGGCGGTCTGA
- a CDS encoding lysophospholipid acyltransferase family protein translates to MNLSYLLGRIVFSELARGLFDYRVVGAEKLKFTGPAIIACNHVSFLDPPFVNIAFDEVVHSFARKTLFDNPIAGMILRSWEVQGVDRDKPDAASLKATIRLLRDGKKVLMFPEGTRSHDGETQSAEAGVGLFIAKSKAPVLPVRLFGTYEAYPRGAKTLRPAKITLVVGDLWQPDLKNYSDSGRELYQSLADEVMRRIMELSV, encoded by the coding sequence ATGAACCTCTCCTACTTGCTCGGTCGGATCGTCTTCAGCGAACTCGCTCGTGGATTGTTTGACTATCGAGTGGTGGGTGCGGAGAAGCTGAAGTTCACCGGTCCTGCCATCATTGCCTGCAATCATGTCAGTTTTCTGGACCCACCCTTTGTGAACATTGCGTTTGATGAAGTGGTGCACTCGTTTGCGCGGAAGACGCTTTTTGACAACCCGATTGCGGGCATGATCCTGCGCAGCTGGGAAGTGCAGGGGGTGGACCGAGACAAGCCGGATGCGGCCTCTCTCAAGGCCACGATTCGCCTGCTGCGTGACGGCAAAAAAGTGCTGATGTTTCCGGAGGGAACTCGAAGCCATGATGGGGAGACACAATCCGCCGAGGCGGGTGTGGGACTCTTCATTGCCAAAAGCAAGGCTCCTGTGCTGCCGGTGCGGCTCTTTGGCACCTACGAAGCCTATCCACGTGGTGCCAAGACACTCAGGCCCGCCAAGATCACGCTTGTGGTGGGAGACCTATGGCAGCCTGATCTGAAAAACTATTCCGACAGCGGCAGAGAGCTCTATCAGTCCCTCGCAGATGAAGTCATGCGACGCATCATGGAGCTCAGTGTGTGA
- the aroA gene encoding 3-phosphoshikimate 1-carboxyvinyltransferase produces MASLKSKKLKSIPAEITVPGDKSISHRSAMFAGLAKGTTVIDGFLPSEDCLCTVHAMVALGATMEPLEEVEGVGLVKLAITGNGMKLKAPEKPVDCGNSGTTIRLISGILAGQDFKTELFGDASLSKRPMKRVADPLSQMGAKISGQGEKICAPLTIEGGPLKSIYYKLPVASAQVKSAILLAGLQAPGKTTVVEPVATRNHTERLFTHFGIKWLREDDCVSVYGGQEPKANDIVVPGDISSAAFWMVAAAATPGAQITIKNVGLNPTRTGIITVLLRMGALVTSSETHTEGEPRGNITVRGGDLNATVIGGAEIPNVIDELPILAVAAALARGKTLIRDASELRVKETDRIAAVVSNLRLMGVTVTEHPDGMEIEGGAKLQGATLPCYGDHRIAMAFLVAGLFAEGTTTLEGTECISTSYPGFERHLDLFLNGDAGARPIPVMSTVPQPLVDKMNRDKA; encoded by the coding sequence ATGGCCAGCCTCAAGTCGAAGAAACTCAAAAGCATTCCCGCCGAAATCACCGTCCCCGGTGACAAAAGCATTTCCCACCGTTCTGCGATGTTTGCCGGACTCGCGAAGGGCACCACCGTCATCGACGGCTTCCTTCCCAGCGAGGACTGCCTGTGCACCGTGCATGCCATGGTGGCGCTCGGTGCCACGATGGAGCCTTTGGAAGAGGTGGAAGGCGTGGGCCTCGTGAAACTGGCCATCACTGGCAACGGCATGAAGCTGAAGGCCCCGGAAAAGCCTGTGGACTGCGGCAATTCTGGCACGACCATCCGCCTTATCTCAGGCATACTTGCCGGGCAGGATTTCAAAACGGAGCTGTTTGGAGATGCCTCGCTCTCGAAGCGCCCGATGAAGCGTGTCGCTGATCCACTTTCGCAGATGGGTGCAAAGATCTCCGGCCAGGGGGAGAAAATCTGCGCGCCTCTCACCATCGAGGGCGGTCCGCTCAAATCCATCTACTACAAGCTGCCTGTGGCCAGTGCCCAGGTGAAAAGCGCCATCCTACTGGCCGGTCTGCAAGCCCCTGGCAAGACGACTGTGGTGGAACCAGTGGCCACGAGAAACCATACGGAGCGCCTTTTTACTCATTTCGGCATCAAATGGCTGCGTGAGGATGACTGCGTCAGCGTTTACGGAGGCCAGGAGCCTAAGGCCAATGATATCGTGGTGCCCGGAGACATCTCCAGTGCTGCTTTCTGGATGGTGGCCGCTGCGGCGACGCCGGGAGCGCAGATCACCATCAAAAATGTGGGGCTGAACCCCACGCGCACAGGCATCATCACCGTGCTGCTGCGCATGGGTGCCTTGGTCACCAGTTCTGAAACGCATACCGAAGGTGAGCCCCGTGGAAACATCACGGTGCGTGGGGGGGATCTCAATGCCACTGTGATTGGCGGGGCTGAGATCCCGAACGTGATCGATGAACTGCCGATTCTCGCCGTGGCGGCTGCGCTGGCCCGCGGCAAGACACTGATCAGGGATGCCTCGGAGCTGCGCGTCAAGGAGACGGACCGCATCGCGGCCGTGGTCTCCAACCTGCGCCTCATGGGTGTCACTGTGACCGAGCATCCAGACGGCATGGAAATCGAAGGCGGAGCCAAGCTGCAAGGAGCCACGCTGCCGTGCTATGGGGACCATCGCATCGCCATGGCCTTCCTGGTGGCAGGTCTCTTTGCGGAAGGAACCACGACGCTGGAGGGCACGGAGTGCATTTCGACTTCCTATCCTGGTTTTGAGCGTCATCTGGACCTCTTTTTGAATGGTGATGCCGGTGCGCGACCGATTCCGGTGATGTCCACCGTCCCCCAGCCGCTGGTGGATAAAATGAATCGTGACAAAGCATGA
- the cmk gene encoding (d)CMP kinase, with product MSAAHSVITIDGPAASGKSSIARLVAQRLGRTYVNTGNMYRAVTWAVLQAGVDPQDADAVRAFATGMVLESPVVDGKTQVCISGRTPTDADLNSDPVNRAVSFVARVDEVRNRLVADQRALAATGPLVMEGRDIGSVVFPDSPNKIYIDASEEVRASRRGAQGHADQIAERDRIDKQRKNSPLVIPAGATVIDNSHITLDQAVEQVIAALHLA from the coding sequence ATGAGTGCAGCGCATTCAGTGATCACGATTGACGGCCCTGCAGCGTCAGGGAAGAGCAGCATCGCACGTCTTGTGGCGCAGCGACTGGGGCGCACGTATGTCAACACCGGCAACATGTACCGTGCCGTAACGTGGGCCGTGCTCCAGGCGGGTGTGGACCCGCAGGATGCCGATGCCGTGCGCGCCTTTGCCACAGGGATGGTTCTCGAATCTCCTGTGGTGGATGGCAAAACCCAGGTCTGTATTTCCGGACGCACGCCTACTGACGCCGATCTCAACAGCGACCCGGTCAACCGTGCGGTTTCGTTTGTGGCCAGAGTGGATGAGGTGCGCAACCGGCTGGTGGCGGATCAACGTGCTCTGGCAGCCACAGGGCCGCTGGTCATGGAAGGGCGAGACATCGGGTCCGTGGTGTTTCCGGACAGTCCAAACAAAATCTACATTGATGCCAGTGAAGAGGTGCGTGCCAGCAGGCGTGGAGCCCAGGGACACGCAGACCAGATAGCCGAGAGGGACCGGATCGACAAACAGCGCAAGAACAGCCCGCTTGTGATTCCGGCCGGCGCCACTGTCATCGACAACTCACACATCACCCTTGATCAAGCGGTCGAGCAGGTGATCGCAGCACTCCATCTGGCATAA
- a CDS encoding tetratricopeptide repeat protein gives MLLTALKLKLAALVAVAGIDTAEMPGASKEFVDILTSLEAEQKKVQQNPGAGNTDVNKSFNDAVAKIRELAQKEDKDAIYALAHWGVLSGANINEVAALYRKAADKGQVLAKSELAQVLMQAGAQNPDAVKEAIKLIKEAEGADNKVARRMLAQLHLQGVTEGEKGQVVVERSPAKAKELLEKGNKAGDGEATLGLAQMYAAGVEGVPADQSKALEYLIEAGKQGSAVALSTYGTRLLNGDPDTKESPKLVKKDVAAALKLFNEAAEKGLAAANRILGQIYENGVGQDGADVKQDVVKAFDYYTKAANGNDAQALFRLGNAFETGIIKDPKGKRDDKDNILVQPNPKSALDLYRLAAQNNLAEAFYNVGVYYETGTVVDKDPTKAFAFLMKASTAGIVQAMNRLAGLYANGTGVTQDVVAAAGWYQRAADMGFAPAQIALGILYEQGAGVRQNRTVAAGLYSDAAQQGVALAMLRLANLYAVGVVPGTPELPRAWAYAKQADDLAQKSGSKADIDITTNVLKQLEGKMKAEEVTEAKKIYDKLPKPQAGAAAAAPASEPAATKSGDAKKKK, from the coding sequence ATGTTACTCACAGCACTTAAACTGAAACTTGCGGCACTGGTCGCAGTGGCCGGCATCGACACGGCTGAAATGCCCGGAGCATCCAAAGAATTCGTTGATATCCTGACGTCTCTCGAAGCCGAGCAGAAGAAGGTCCAGCAGAATCCCGGAGCTGGAAACACGGACGTGAACAAGTCCTTCAATGACGCTGTGGCCAAGATCCGCGAACTGGCCCAGAAGGAAGACAAGGACGCCATCTACGCCCTGGCTCACTGGGGAGTGCTGAGCGGCGCCAACATCAATGAAGTGGCCGCCCTCTACCGCAAAGCCGCCGACAAGGGCCAGGTGCTGGCCAAGTCCGAGCTGGCCCAGGTGCTGATGCAGGCTGGCGCGCAGAATCCTGACGCCGTCAAGGAAGCGATCAAGCTGATCAAGGAAGCTGAAGGCGCTGACAACAAGGTGGCCCGCCGCATGCTGGCCCAGCTGCACCTGCAGGGTGTGACCGAAGGTGAAAAGGGCCAGGTGGTGGTGGAGCGCAGCCCCGCGAAGGCGAAGGAACTGCTGGAAAAGGGCAACAAAGCCGGTGACGGCGAAGCCACCCTCGGTCTGGCCCAGATGTACGCCGCCGGAGTGGAAGGCGTGCCCGCTGATCAGTCCAAGGCTCTCGAATACCTCATCGAAGCAGGCAAGCAGGGCAGCGCAGTGGCTCTGAGCACCTACGGCACCCGTCTTCTGAACGGCGATCCTGACACCAAGGAAAGCCCGAAGCTGGTGAAGAAGGACGTGGCAGCCGCGCTCAAGCTCTTCAACGAAGCTGCTGAAAAGGGTCTTGCCGCTGCAAACCGCATCCTTGGCCAGATCTATGAAAACGGCGTGGGCCAGGACGGCGCTGATGTGAAGCAGGACGTGGTCAAGGCTTTTGACTACTATACCAAGGCTGCCAATGGCAACGACGCCCAGGCTCTCTTCCGCCTCGGCAACGCCTTCGAAACCGGCATCATCAAAGACCCCAAGGGCAAGCGTGACGACAAGGACAACATCCTCGTCCAGCCGAACCCCAAGAGCGCCCTCGACCTCTACCGCCTGGCCGCCCAGAACAACCTGGCTGAAGCCTTCTACAACGTCGGCGTGTATTATGAAACCGGCACTGTGGTGGACAAGGATCCGACCAAGGCATTTGCCTTCCTGATGAAAGCCTCCACCGCTGGCATCGTGCAGGCCATGAACCGCCTGGCAGGTCTCTATGCCAACGGCACTGGTGTGACCCAGGACGTGGTGGCCGCCGCCGGCTGGTACCAGCGTGCAGCTGACATGGGCTTTGCCCCTGCCCAGATCGCTCTCGGCATCCTCTATGAGCAGGGTGCAGGCGTGCGCCAGAACCGCACTGTGGCCGCCGGCCTCTATTCTGATGCCGCCCAGCAGGGTGTGGCTCTTGCCATGCTGCGTCTGGCCAACCTGTATGCCGTGGGCGTCGTTCCCGGCACTCCTGAGCTTCCCCGCGCCTGGGCTTATGCCAAGCAGGCTGACGATCTGGCTCAGAAGAGCGGCAGCAAGGCTGACATCGACATCACCACCAACGTGCTGAAGCAGCTCGAAGGCAAGATGAAGGCTGAAGAAGTCACCGAAGCCAAGAAGATCTACGACAAGCTTCCGAAGCCCCAGGCTGGCGCTGCTGCCGCCGCACCTGCCTCCGAGCCTGCTGCGACCAAGAGCGGCGACGCCAAGAAAAAGAAATAA
- the mscL gene encoding large conductance mechanosensitive channel protein MscL codes for MLKEFKAFILKGNVVDLSTGVIIGAAFSSIVSAFTKGIIEPLLKAVGGNPNVSLGIKIGEFTNEKGEKLANMLDIGMVINAVIGFLITAAVIFFVIVKPVNALLARLKTEEAVAPPPAPAEDVLLLREIRDLLKK; via the coding sequence ATGCTCAAAGAATTCAAAGCATTCATCCTTAAAGGCAACGTTGTCGATCTTTCCACCGGTGTCATCATCGGCGCCGCCTTCAGCAGCATTGTGTCCGCTTTTACCAAAGGCATCATCGAGCCTCTGCTCAAAGCAGTTGGCGGCAATCCGAATGTATCCCTGGGCATCAAGATCGGTGAGTTCACGAACGAGAAAGGCGAGAAGCTGGCCAACATGCTGGACATCGGCATGGTAATCAATGCGGTCATCGGCTTCCTGATCACTGCTGCGGTCATCTTCTTCGTCATCGTCAAACCTGTGAATGCGCTGCTGGCCAGGCTGAAAACGGAAGAAGCCGTGGCTCCGCCGCCTGCTCCTGCCGAAGATGTGCTGCTGCTGCGCGAAATCCGCGATCTGCTCAAAAAGTAA
- a CDS encoding DUF2721 domain-containing protein yields MTLPELPLSTPSLLFPAISLLLLAHTNRFLGLASVVRGLHANWQATQEPMLLAQIQSLRKRIRIIKHMQSMGVLSMIFCVVSMTLLFFSHQPGGQITFGISLLLMLASLVLALVEIQMSGTALDLHLQDVKCRDE; encoded by the coding sequence ATGACACTGCCAGAACTTCCCCTTTCCACTCCATCCCTTCTCTTCCCGGCCATCTCGCTTCTGCTCCTGGCACACACCAACCGCTTTCTCGGATTGGCCAGTGTCGTCCGTGGCCTGCACGCCAACTGGCAGGCCACTCAGGAGCCCATGCTCCTGGCACAGATTCAGAGCTTGCGGAAGCGTATCCGTATCATCAAGCACATGCAGTCCATGGGCGTGCTGAGCATGATTTTCTGCGTGGTCAGCATGACGTTGCTTTTCTTCAGCCATCAGCCAGGCGGCCAGATCACTTTTGGCATCAGCCTGCTGCTCATGCTGGCCTCCCTCGTGCTGGCCCTGGTGGAAATCCAGATGTCCGGCACGGCGCTGGACCTGCACCTGCAGGACGTGAAGTGCCGGGATGAGTAG